The Polymorphobacter megasporae genome window below encodes:
- the puhA gene encoding photosynthetic reaction center subunit H, with the protein MNYYLVGNTDLAELALWAFFLFFIGLIIYLRREDRREGYPLESDVTGRLENPGWLFRPDDKTFILSNGRGVVHAPGKRVFEAPNPKTRRMSPYEGAPIEPTGNPLIDGVGPAAWAERAHAPDIMLDGSPKIVPLDKSHGFWIARQDRNPIGMPVFGCDNVMAGVVSNVWVDQMERVIRYIEVRLMGDAGGAGRTVTAPMAMCQVSSRRGTVKVDAIRADQFAAAPALASDSQITFNEEERVIGYFGGGYLYSKRSRIEPFL; encoded by the coding sequence GTGAACTATTATCTCGTCGGTAACACCGACCTTGCCGAACTGGCGCTCTGGGCCTTCTTCCTGTTTTTCATCGGGCTGATCATCTACCTGCGGCGCGAAGACCGGCGCGAGGGCTATCCGCTCGAAAGCGACGTCACCGGCCGCCTCGAAAACCCCGGCTGGCTGTTCCGCCCCGATGACAAGACCTTCATCCTGTCGAACGGCCGCGGCGTCGTACACGCCCCTGGCAAGCGCGTCTTCGAGGCCCCCAACCCCAAGACCCGCCGGATGTCGCCGTATGAAGGTGCGCCGATCGAGCCGACCGGCAACCCGCTGATCGACGGCGTCGGCCCGGCGGCGTGGGCCGAGCGCGCACATGCCCCCGACATCATGCTCGACGGCAGCCCCAAGATCGTGCCGCTCGACAAAAGCCACGGCTTCTGGATCGCCCGTCAGGACCGCAACCCGATCGGGATGCCCGTGTTCGGCTGCGACAACGTCATGGCGGGTGTCGTCAGCAACGTCTGGGTCGACCAGATGGAGCGGGTCATCCGCTACATCGAGGTCCGGCTGATGGGTGACGCCGGCGGCGCCGGACGGACCGTCACCGCGCCGATGGCGATGTGCCAGGTCAGTTCGCGGCGCGGCACGGTCAAGGTCGATGCGATCCGCGCCGACCAGTTCGCCGCCGCGCCCGCGCTCGCCAGCGATAGCCAGATCACCTTCAACGAAGAGGAGCGCGTGATCGGCTACTTCGGCGGCGGATACCTCTATTCCAAGCGTTCGCGCATCGAGCCGTTCCTGTGA
- a CDS encoding BCD family MFS transporter, with the protein MTAHSSFPGVPPMPLLGEGAAPKGKFWQRMGTQFLPFADAATEELPLARLFRLSLFQITVGMAAVMLVGTLNRVMIVELHVPSWLVAMMVSLPLVFAPLRALIGHKSDNHRSILGWKRVPYIWFGTLLQFGGFAIMPFALLIMSGDTHGSPVVGEIGAALAFLMTGAGMHTVQTAGLALATDLAPAHSRPRVVALMYVMLLIGMLISGLVIGALLHHFDALKLVKVVQGAGALTMVVNLIALWKQEARNPAATRVDTVGEAQAFSGAWADFIAQPRTVRLLVAVGLGAAAFNMQDVLLEPYGGEVLHMTVGETTALTALWAFGTLIGLGIAARLLGRQYDPSRLAGYGVVPGLIAFAAVALSGPLGSPWLLAIGVAGIGLGGGLFSVGTLTAAMALSTNGQSGLAIGAWGAVQASCAGVAIALAGIFRDVVTGMAMRGDLGTALTGPASAYGLLYGIEIILLFATLAAIGPLALPNYSPQNANRKFGMSELPA; encoded by the coding sequence GTGACCGCGCATTCGTCCTTCCCCGGCGTCCCGCCGATGCCGCTGCTCGGCGAGGGTGCGGCGCCGAAGGGCAAGTTCTGGCAGCGGATGGGGACGCAGTTCCTGCCGTTCGCCGACGCCGCGACCGAAGAACTCCCGCTCGCTCGCCTGTTCCGCCTGTCGCTGTTCCAGATCACCGTCGGGATGGCGGCGGTGATGCTCGTCGGCACGTTAAACCGTGTGATGATCGTCGAGCTCCACGTCCCGTCGTGGCTCGTTGCGATGATGGTGTCGCTGCCGCTGGTGTTCGCGCCGCTGCGCGCGTTGATCGGCCACAAGTCGGACAACCACCGCTCGATCCTCGGCTGGAAGCGCGTGCCGTACATCTGGTTCGGGACGCTGCTCCAGTTCGGCGGCTTCGCGATCATGCCGTTCGCACTGCTGATCATGTCGGGCGACACCCACGGTTCGCCGGTGGTCGGCGAGATCGGCGCGGCGCTCGCCTTCCTCATGACCGGTGCGGGGATGCACACCGTCCAGACCGCCGGCCTCGCCCTCGCCACCGACCTCGCTCCCGCACATTCGCGGCCGCGGGTCGTCGCGCTGATGTACGTCATGCTACTGATCGGCATGCTGATCTCGGGCCTCGTGATCGGCGCGCTGCTCCACCATTTCGACGCGCTCAAGCTCGTCAAGGTCGTCCAAGGCGCGGGCGCGCTGACGATGGTCGTCAATCTGATCGCGCTGTGGAAGCAGGAGGCACGCAACCCCGCCGCGACCCGCGTCGACACCGTCGGCGAGGCGCAGGCGTTCTCCGGGGCATGGGCCGACTTCATCGCCCAGCCGCGCACCGTCCGCCTGCTGGTGGCGGTCGGGCTCGGCGCGGCGGCGTTCAACATGCAGGACGTCTTGCTCGAACCCTATGGCGGCGAAGTCCTCCACATGACCGTCGGCGAGACGACCGCGCTGACCGCGCTGTGGGCGTTCGGCACCTTGATCGGGCTGGGCATCGCCGCGCGGCTGCTCGGCCGCCAGTATGATCCGAGCCGCCTCGCGGGCTACGGGGTCGTGCCGGGGTTGATCGCGTTCGCTGCGGTCGCTTTGTCGGGGCCGCTCGGGTCGCCGTGGCTGCTCGCAATCGGCGTCGCGGGCATCGGCCTCGGCGGCGGGCTGTTCTCGGTGGGGACGCTGACCGCAGCGATGGCGCTGTCGACGAACGGTCAATCGGGGCTGGCGATCGGTGCGTGGGGCGCGGTGCAGGCATCGTGCGCCGGAGTCGCGATCGCGCTTGCCGGCATCTTCCGCGACGTCGTCACCGGCATGGCGATGCGCGGCGATCTCGGCACCGCGCTGACCGGCCCGGCGAGCGCCTACGGACTTTTGTACGGTATCGAGATTATTCTGTTGTTTGCAACGCTTGCGGCGATCGGACCGCTGGCGTTGCCGAACTATTCGCCGCAAAATGCAAACCGGAAGTTCGGCATGTCCGAACTTCCAGCCTGA
- the bchM gene encoding magnesium protoporphyrin IX methyltransferase, whose protein sequence is MASLAPTPAPSANWDRYRGRLETYFDRTAFDAWKTLTTDAPVSRIRATVRAGRDAMRTMLLDWLPGDMTGLTLLDAGCGTGALAVEAALRGARVTAIDISAQLVGIARDRAPADLGEGSIDWRVGDMLDPALGSFDHVVAMDSLIHYPVADIVATVAALAARTHRSVEFTFAPRTPALTVMHNVGKLLPRSDRAPAIIPAGADDLSRRFDAALPGWGQPRCERISGGFYKSQALELVRP, encoded by the coding sequence ATGGCCAGCCTCGCCCCCACCCCCGCTCCAAGCGCGAACTGGGACCGTTACCGCGGCCGCCTGGAAACGTATTTCGACCGCACCGCGTTCGATGCGTGGAAGACGCTGACGACCGACGCCCCGGTCAGCCGCATCCGCGCCACCGTCCGCGCCGGACGCGACGCGATGCGGACGATGCTGCTCGACTGGCTCCCGGGCGACATGACCGGGCTGACGCTGCTCGACGCGGGTTGCGGCACAGGCGCGCTCGCGGTCGAGGCGGCGCTTCGCGGCGCGCGCGTCACCGCAATCGACATTTCGGCGCAGCTCGTCGGCATCGCCCGCGACCGCGCACCCGCCGACCTCGGCGAAGGCAGCATCGACTGGCGCGTCGGCGACATGCTCGACCCCGCGCTCGGCAGCTTCGACCATGTCGTCGCGATGGACTCACTGATCCATTATCCAGTCGCCGACATCGTCGCGACGGTGGCCGCGCTCGCCGCGCGGACGCACCGCTCGGTCGAATTCACCTTCGCCCCGCGCACCCCGGCGCTGACGGTCATGCACAATGTCGGCAAGCTGCTGCCCCGCTCGGACCGCGCGCCGGCGATCATCCCCGCCGGAGCCGACGACCTCAGCCGCCGCTTCGATGCCGCGCTGCCGGGCTGGGGCCAGCCGCGGTGCGAGCGCATTTCGGGCGGCTTCTACAAGAGCCAGGCGCTCGAGCTGGTCCGCCCGTGA
- the puhB gene encoding photosynthetic complex putative assembly protein PuhB: MSEYANEPIRGLPGLLPPGEHIVWQGSPAWRSLARKAMHTYLVGGYFAVLIAWSLLNVATGHKTFASALPGLEITLGVGAAAFSLLTLLGWMAARATVYTITNKRVVLRFGIALPKCVNLPFTQIAAAGLEIHNDGTGDLPLAVKETRLGYIHLWPHVRPWRVGKPEPMLRSLPEPRAVARILGEALAAAVPGRRGSFAEPTAAQVFAPAASKGSLAA; this comes from the coding sequence GTGAGCGAGTACGCCAACGAGCCGATCCGCGGCCTGCCGGGGCTGCTGCCGCCGGGCGAGCATATCGTCTGGCAGGGCAGCCCGGCGTGGCGGTCGCTCGCGCGCAAGGCGATGCACACGTACCTCGTCGGCGGCTATTTCGCGGTGTTGATCGCGTGGAGCCTGCTCAACGTCGCGACCGGACACAAGACCTTCGCGAGCGCGCTGCCCGGTCTCGAGATCACGCTCGGCGTCGGTGCGGCGGCGTTCAGCCTGCTGACGCTGCTCGGCTGGATGGCTGCGCGCGCGACGGTCTACACGATCACCAACAAGCGCGTCGTCCTGCGCTTCGGCATCGCGCTGCCGAAATGCGTCAACCTGCCCTTCACCCAGATCGCCGCCGCCGGGCTCGAGATCCACAATGACGGCACCGGCGACCTGCCGCTCGCGGTCAAGGAGACCCGCCTCGGCTACATCCACCTCTGGCCGCACGTCCGCCCGTGGCGGGTGGGCAAGCCCGAGCCGATGCTGCGCTCGCTCCCCGAGCCGCGTGCCGTCGCCCGCATCCTCGGCGAGGCGCTCGCCGCCGCCGTCCCCGGCCGCCGCGGCAGCTTCGCCGAGCCGACTGCCGCGCAGGTCTTCGCTCCCGCTGCGTCGAAGGGATCGCTGGCGGCATGA
- the bchL gene encoding ferredoxin:protochlorophyllide reductase (ATP-dependent) iron-sulfur ATP-binding protein, with translation MRGADGDGSVQVHLDATDTIGAAKVFAVYGKGGIGKSTTSSNLSAALSLMGKRVLQIGCDPKHDSTFTLTKKLMPTVIDILETVDFHSEELRPEDYCFEGFNGVMCIEAGGPPAGTGCGGYVVGQTVKLLKQHHLLEDTDVVIFDVLGDVVCGGFAAPLQHAERAVVVAANDFDSIFAMNRIVAAIKAKSKNYEVRMAGVIANRSAATDEIDRFNAATGLKRLAHFPDLDAIRRSRLKKCTVFEMDSTPELEAVKLEYMRLAATLYAGTEPLDAMPMKDRDIFEFLGFE, from the coding sequence ATGCGCGGGGCAGACGGCGACGGCAGCGTCCAGGTTCACCTCGATGCCACCGACACGATCGGCGCGGCGAAGGTCTTTGCCGTCTACGGCAAGGGCGGGATCGGCAAGTCGACGACGAGCTCGAACCTGTCGGCGGCGCTGTCGCTCATGGGCAAGCGCGTCCTTCAGATCGGCTGCGACCCCAAGCACGACAGTACCTTCACCCTGACCAAGAAGCTGATGCCGACGGTCATCGACATCCTCGAAACCGTCGACTTCCACTCGGAGGAGCTTCGCCCCGAGGATTATTGCTTCGAGGGCTTCAACGGCGTGATGTGCATCGAGGCGGGCGGCCCGCCGGCGGGAACCGGCTGCGGCGGCTATGTCGTCGGCCAGACGGTCAAGCTGCTCAAGCAGCACCATCTGCTCGAAGACACCGACGTCGTCATCTTCGACGTTCTCGGCGATGTCGTCTGCGGCGGGTTCGCTGCGCCGCTCCAGCACGCCGAGCGCGCCGTCGTCGTCGCAGCGAACGACTTCGACAGCATTTTCGCGATGAACCGCATCGTCGCGGCGATCAAGGCGAAGTCGAAGAACTACGAGGTCCGCATGGCCGGCGTGATCGCCAACCGCAGCGCCGCGACCGACGAGATCGACCGCTTCAACGCCGCCACCGGGCTCAAGCGGCTCGCGCATTTCCCCGACCTCGATGCGATCCGCCGCTCGCGGCTCAAGAAGTGCACGGTGTTCGAGATGGATTCGACGCCTGAGCTCGAGGCGGTGAAGCTCGAATATATGCGCCTCGCAGCGACGCTCTACGCCGGGACCGAGCCGCTCGACGCGATGCCGATGAAAGACCGCGACATCTTCGAGTTCCTCGGATTCGAGTGA